One genomic window of Sarcophilus harrisii chromosome X, mSarHar1.11, whole genome shotgun sequence includes the following:
- the RNF113A gene encoding E3 ubiquitin-protein ligase RNF113A, whose amino-acid sequence MADELSSDPPPEPVCTFLFKKTSRKSAAGRRKRPAFDKQPGGNEGSSSSSSDEGNVVVRREKRRLVPNPMIQKTRGSCREKKAPTAYSGASSGGDDESEPSSSVSVHYKSTRSAKPVGPEDMGATAVYELDTEKEHDAQAIFERSQKIQEELRGKEDDKIYRGINNYQRYVKPKDTSMGNASSGMVRKGPIRAPEHLRATVRWDYQPDICKDYKETGFCGFGDSCKFLHDRSDYKHGWQIERELDEGRYGGMDEDYEVSSDDEDDLPFKCFICRQSFRNPVVTKCKHYFCESCALSHFRTSQRCYVCDQQTNGVFNPAKDLIAKLEKHQAQARVGACDPLDSSDEGVAPVT is encoded by the coding sequence ATGGCTGACGAGCTGTCCTCCGATCCTCCGCCGGAGCCGGTGTGCACCTTCCTCTTCAAGAAAACGAGTCGCAAGAGCGCAGCCGGCCGCAGGAAACGTCCCGCTTTCGACAAGCAGCCCGGGGGAAACGAaggtagcagcagtagcagcagcgaCGAGGGCAATGTGGTGGTCCGGAGGGAGAAGAGGCGCCTGGTCCCCAACCCCATGATCCAGAAGACGCGCGGCAGTTGCCGAGAAAAAAAGGCGCCCACCGCTTACAGCGGCGCCAGCAGCGGGGGCGACGACGAGAGCGAGCCGTCGTCGTCCGTGAGCGTCCACTACAAGTCCACACGCTCGGCCAAACCCGTGGGTCCGGAGGACATGGGCGCCACGGCCGTCTACGAGCTCGACACCGAAAAGGAGCACGATGCTCAGGCCATCTTCGAACGCAGTCAGAAGATCCAAGAGGAGCTGCGCGGCAAAGAGGATGATAAAATCTACCGGGGCATCAACAATTACCAGAGATACGTCAAACCTAAGGACACTTCCATGGGCAACGCGTCATCCGGGATGGTGAGAAAGGGCCCCATCCGCGCGCCCGAACATCTGCGCGCCACGGTGCGCTGGGATTATCAACCAGATATTTGCAAAGATTACAAGGAGACGGGCTTCTGCGGCTTCGGGGACAGCTGCAAGTTCCTGCACGACCGCTCCGATTACAAGCACGGCTGGCAGATCGAGCGCGAGCTAGACGAGGGCCGCTACGGGGGCATGGACGAAGACTACGAGGTGAGCAGCGACGACGAAGACGACCTGCCTTTCAAGTGCTTCATCTGTCGCCAGTCCTTCCGGAACCCCGTGGTGACCAAGTGCAAGCATTATTTCTGCGAGAGCTGCGCCCTGAGCCACTTCCGCACCTCCCAACGCTGCTATGTCTGCGACCAGCAGACCAACGGGGTGTTCAACCCCGCCAAGGACCTGATTGCCAAGCTGGAGAAGCATCAGGCCCAGGCGAGGGTAGGCGCTTGTGACCCTTTAGATAGCTCCGATGAAGGCGTAGCCCCCGTTACTTAA
- the NDUFA1 gene encoding NADH dehydrogenase [ubiquinone] 1 alpha subcomplex subunit 1, whose protein sequence is MWFEILPGLAVMAVCLTVPGISTTLIQKYTNGGKEKRIARNRYQWSLLERDRRISGFHRYYESKGLENIKDDA, encoded by the exons ATGTGGTTTGAAATTCTTCCGGGTCTGGCGGTCATGGCCGTATGTCTGACGGTCCCGGGAATTAGCACCACTCTCATCCAGAAGTACACCAACGGGGGCAAG GAAAAGAGAATTGCCCGAAATCGATACCAGTGGAGTCTCTTGGAAAGGGACAGGAGGATCTCTGGATTCCATCGTTATTACGAATCTAAG GGATTGGAGAACATAAAGGATGATGCATAA